A genomic region of Roseateles amylovorans contains the following coding sequences:
- a CDS encoding Gfo/Idh/MocA family protein, giving the protein MTPRHPRRIALIGAGWIARTVWGPLLVESGAQLVAAMDPDPAALAHLAAAFPGLKCHSEVSAEALDGCDIAFICSPNALHGEHALAALRAGLHVVIEKPACFSVTEADRLIEASRVARRAVLVTRASSCRTDTQQLLSLARDGALGTLHAIDVSWRRAAGIPRPGSWFTQAAVARGGSGADLGWHVLEIGLGLLSFPLVTCAMSHRVTSPVAAPTASAVAAGTPGSAATAGSTELPSVQDAATWRGDAPADRSGDSLPEMDVDTQMFAAFQTASGAILRLSTAWASHETVDETRVTVYGSDCEARLRTTFGFSTVRVPDQQLTLHHRREVRELPCELDPWAPYRRFLAQALDYLGQSDPLADERTLLHRRQLRSLASAMQALYPFAVPVRLQVAAHG; this is encoded by the coding sequence ATGACGCCGCGCCATCCAAGGCGAATTGCGCTGATTGGGGCCGGATGGATTGCACGCACCGTGTGGGGGCCCTTGCTGGTCGAATCCGGTGCGCAATTGGTCGCGGCGATGGATCCGGATCCGGCCGCCTTGGCGCATCTGGCCGCCGCTTTCCCCGGTCTGAAATGCCACAGTGAAGTCAGCGCCGAGGCGCTGGACGGCTGCGACATCGCCTTCATCTGCTCGCCCAATGCCCTGCATGGGGAGCATGCGCTGGCGGCCCTGCGCGCGGGATTGCATGTGGTCATCGAGAAGCCCGCGTGTTTCTCGGTCACCGAGGCGGACCGGCTGATCGAGGCCTCCCGCGTGGCCCGCCGGGCTGTCCTGGTGACCCGTGCCTCGTCCTGCCGGACCGATACCCAGCAGTTGCTCTCCCTGGCCCGGGACGGCGCCTTGGGGACGCTGCATGCGATTGATGTCAGCTGGCGCCGTGCGGCCGGCATTCCGCGTCCGGGATCGTGGTTCACACAGGCCGCCGTGGCGCGGGGCGGCAGCGGCGCCGATCTGGGCTGGCATGTGCTGGAGATCGGGCTGGGCCTGTTGTCCTTTCCCTTGGTGACCTGCGCGATGAGCCATCGGGTGACCTCGCCCGTCGCAGCGCCGACCGCCTCAGCCGTGGCGGCAGGGACGCCAGGCAGTGCAGCCACAGCCGGGTCGACGGAGCTCCCCTCGGTCCAGGATGCGGCCACCTGGCGCGGCGACGCACCCGCAGACCGATCTGGCGACTCGTTGCCTGAGATGGACGTGGACACCCAGATGTTCGCCGCCTTCCAGACCGCGTCCGGCGCCATCCTGCGCCTCAGCACCGCCTGGGCCTCCCATGAAACCGTGGATGAAACCCGGGTGACCGTCTATGGCAGCGACTGCGAGGCGCGGCTTCGCACCACCTTCGGCTTCAGCACGGTGCGTGTCCCTGATCAGCAGCTGACGCTGCACCACCGCCGCGAGGTGCGCGAACTGCCCTGCGAGCTCGATCCCTGGGCGCCCTATCGCCGCTTCCTGGCCCAGGCGCTGGACTATCTGGGCCAGAGCGATCCGCTGGCCGATGAACGCACCCTGCTCCATCGACGGCAACTGCGCTCGCTCGCGTCGGCGATGCAGGCGCTCTATCCGTTTGCGGTGCCGGTGCGGCTCCAGGTCGCGGCGCACGGATGA
- a CDS encoding DUF2789 domain-containing protein, with the protein MESTHHQFYELFEQLGLPSSEQEICDFIDRHPLPGDVKITQAPFWTEQQAALLKELLKQDADWAVVVDHLNVALHH; encoded by the coding sequence ATGGAGTCCACCCATCACCAGTTCTACGAGCTGTTCGAGCAACTGGGTTTGCCCTCCTCCGAGCAGGAGATCTGCGACTTCATCGACCGTCATCCCCTGCCCGGTGATGTGAAGATCACCCAGGCGCCGTTCTGGACCGAGCAGCAAGCCGCGCTGCTGAAGGAGCTGCTCAAGCAGGATGCCGACTGGGCCGTGGTGGTGGACCACCTCAACGTGGCCCTGCATCACTGA
- a CDS encoding transglutaminase-like domain-containing protein, whose protein sequence is MIRLDLHFELDYHVDSPYGDFVFNIQPACTAAQRVLQEQVDVLPALPWRSDTIAGSGNRLLRLRAPQGPMHLTYTASVCIDHHIDDPAGIEETTIDHVPSDALHYLAPSRYCESDRLVPWANAEFGHLPCGYRRAEAVAHWVRGHIAYASLGSTPRTSAMDTLTDRTGVCRDYAHLMIALCRALSMPARYVTGTDYGANPAKPPDFHAYVEVYLGQRWYLFDPSGTGIPMGFVRIGTGRDAADVPFATLFGQVQAPYAPLVRAVACEGPGLQLPAHVDSALSTDGGPADLPGVPVLSTDRWQPPRETCPANDSGRLAS, encoded by the coding sequence ATGATTCGCCTCGATCTCCACTTTGAACTGGACTACCACGTCGATTCGCCCTACGGCGATTTCGTGTTCAACATCCAGCCGGCCTGCACGGCCGCCCAACGCGTCCTGCAGGAGCAGGTCGACGTGCTGCCCGCGCTGCCCTGGCGGTCCGACACCATCGCCGGCAGCGGCAACCGGCTGCTGCGTCTGCGCGCGCCGCAGGGGCCGATGCACCTGACCTACACCGCCAGCGTGTGCATCGACCACCACATCGACGACCCCGCCGGCATCGAAGAGACCACCATCGACCACGTGCCCAGCGACGCCCTGCACTACCTGGCCCCGAGTCGCTACTGCGAGTCGGACCGTCTGGTGCCGTGGGCCAATGCGGAGTTCGGCCACCTGCCCTGCGGCTATCGCCGGGCGGAGGCGGTGGCGCACTGGGTGCGAGGCCACATCGCCTATGCCTCGCTCGGATCGACGCCGCGCACCTCGGCCATGGACACCTTGACCGACCGCACCGGCGTGTGCCGGGACTATGCCCACTTGATGATCGCGCTGTGCCGCGCGCTCTCGATGCCGGCGCGGTATGTCACCGGCACCGATTACGGCGCCAACCCAGCCAAGCCGCCGGACTTCCATGCCTATGTCGAGGTCTACCTCGGGCAGCGCTGGTATCTGTTCGACCCGTCCGGCACCGGCATTCCGATGGGCTTCGTGCGGATCGGGACTGGCCGCGATGCGGCCGATGTGCCCTTCGCCACGCTCTTCGGCCAGGTCCAGGCGCCCTATGCACCACTGGTGCGAGCGGTGGCTTGCGAGGGGCCAGGCCTGCAGTTGCCGGCCCATGTGGACAGCGCCCTGTCCACCGACGGCGGGCCGGCTGATCTGCCTGGCGTGCCGGTGCTATCGACCGATCGTTGGCAGCCGCCCAGGGAGACTTGTCCGGCGAATGATTCGGGTCGACTGGCCTCGTGA
- a CDS encoding zinc-binding metallopeptidase family protein produces the protein MASPRVYRCTCGHRLYFRNSECLACAAPLGFLPSDLMLHALQAGPAPGTWRVAGRPGLPEVPGVFTRCANFNTAAGCNWLVPLDDRPGTRYCIACALNRTVPDLSDPGNAELWGRLERAKRRLVSQLLGLGLPVTPRSVDPVHGLAYDFLRTLPGQPRVMTGHTAGIITINIEEADDAKREAARQLMREPYRTLLGHFRHEIGHYYWDRLVAHTHWLAPYRVLFGDERRPYGEALRRHHHTGSPPDWPRQFISSYASAHPWEDWAETWAHYLHLRDTIDTAASFGLPGPAEASRPEPFRTSDLWAPGHANGHAFLRLLHDWIAVTSAMNEMSRAMGQPDFYPFVLQRGVVAKLHFIHCVVEQSSSHDSPRSPL, from the coding sequence ATGGCTTCCCCCCGCGTCTACCGGTGCACCTGCGGCCACCGCCTCTACTTCCGAAACAGCGAATGTCTGGCCTGTGCCGCACCGCTGGGCTTCCTGCCGTCCGATCTGATGCTGCATGCCTTGCAGGCGGGGCCGGCGCCGGGCACCTGGCGGGTGGCGGGCCGCCCCGGCTTGCCGGAAGTGCCGGGCGTGTTCACCCGTTGCGCCAACTTCAACACCGCTGCCGGCTGCAACTGGCTGGTGCCGCTGGACGACCGACCCGGCACCCGGTATTGCATCGCCTGCGCGCTGAACCGCACGGTGCCCGACCTGTCCGACCCCGGCAATGCCGAACTGTGGGGCCGACTGGAACGGGCCAAGCGGCGCCTGGTGTCCCAACTGCTGGGCCTGGGCTTGCCGGTCACGCCACGCTCGGTGGATCCGGTCCATGGCCTGGCCTACGACTTCCTGCGCACCCTGCCCGGCCAGCCCCGGGTCATGACGGGGCACACCGCCGGCATCATCACCATCAACATCGAGGAGGCGGATGACGCCAAGCGCGAGGCCGCCCGCCAGTTGATGCGGGAGCCCTATCGCACCCTGCTGGGGCATTTCCGGCATGAGATCGGTCACTACTACTGGGATCGGCTGGTTGCCCATACCCACTGGCTGGCGCCGTACCGGGTGCTCTTCGGCGATGAACGCCGGCCCTATGGCGAGGCCCTGCGCCGGCACCACCACACCGGCTCACCGCCCGACTGGCCTCGTCAATTCATTTCGTCGTACGCCAGTGCCCATCCCTGGGAAGATTGGGCCGAGACTTGGGCCCACTACCTCCATCTGCGCGACACCATCGACACCGCGGCCAGCTTCGGCCTGCCCGGACCGGCCGAAGCCTCCCGCCCGGAGCCCTTCCGGACCTCCGACCTGTGGGCGCCCGGCCATGCCAACGGCCATGCCTTCCTGCGGCTGCTCCATGACTGGATCGCCGTGACCAGCGCGATGAACGAGATGTCCCGCGCCATGGGCCAGCCCGATTTCTATCCCTTCGTCCTGCAGCGGGGCGTCGTTGCCAAGTTGCACTTCATCCATTGCGTTGTCGAACAGAGCAGTTCCCATGATTCGCCTCGATCTCCACTTTGA
- a CDS encoding Rhs element Vgr protein → MPHFVIPGPIGLDSYRSSRATHDGATASARPAGLQVKDWATHLHATVGPLNIANLPATLPALTRLTPVGEKRPLSVGEIEICRKVFQAAVDYDKVWIHCHEFLPFDLQDDDTAMTPNGEIYFNYKNFKEDFSKSTAGDQWWFVHEMTHVWQHQLGYWVMMRGAIRIGLSYKYELKKGKTLGDFNMEAQGNLIADYFVLKHLGKPNAMANGNHQNDLALFEEVLSDFLKDPSDHANLP, encoded by the coding sequence ATGCCCCATTTTGTGATTCCCGGACCGATCGGCTTGGATTCGTACAGAAGCTCGCGGGCGACGCATGATGGTGCGACAGCGTCTGCCAGACCAGCTGGCCTGCAAGTTAAAGATTGGGCAACGCATCTGCATGCAACCGTCGGTCCGCTCAACATTGCGAACCTGCCAGCCACTCTTCCGGCCTTGACCCGCCTGACTCCCGTCGGTGAAAAGCGGCCGCTGTCAGTGGGTGAAATCGAGATATGCAGGAAAGTCTTTCAGGCGGCCGTTGATTACGACAAGGTGTGGATTCATTGCCATGAGTTCCTGCCCTTTGATCTTCAGGACGACGACACTGCGATGACGCCCAACGGGGAGATCTATTTCAACTACAAAAATTTCAAGGAAGACTTTTCAAAGAGCACGGCAGGAGATCAATGGTGGTTCGTGCACGAAATGACTCATGTATGGCAACACCAACTGGGCTACTGGGTCATGATGCGTGGCGCAATCAGAATTGGGCTCAGCTATAAGTATGAGCTCAAGAAGGGAAAAACTCTGGGGGATTTCAATATGGAAGCCCAGGGCAATCTCATCGCGGACTACTTCGTACTCAAGCATCTGGGAAAGCCCAATGCGATGGCCAACGGCAACCACCAGAACGACCTCGCCCTTTTCGAAGAGGTCTTGAGCGACTTTCTGAAGGATCCCTCTGATCATGCCAACCTTCCGTGA
- a CDS encoding sigma 54-interacting transcriptional regulator gives MSLVLTVLWHPDVRQIGHQAFWPADAVDWRLQRFEPAFCAPGSVSGSPLGLQVISRQGLRLRRHDDGAVTLFSAQQRMRIEVDGVPMGGIEGRDGIGVPSEPGSSLLPDDTAGARLRLTADRLARGTVLGLGGTVLLCLHRSDRLPRREAPSGLVGVSSGMIRVREQIRQVAPTRLPVLLLAESGSGKELAANAIHGLSPAGGGPFVAINMATLGEHTAATELFGASRGAYTGAQTARRGLFAAAGEGSLFLDEVGDTPPSVQPMLLRVLDAGEYRPLGAIHIERSRARIIAATDRALGSGEFNQPLLRRLEAYTLRIPPLRERREDLGVLLMHLLPEPQAAIASRLGWSFLTTAFICDWPGNVRQMGQVLRRAAMQVAAGEAVDLSFAMAPGSPGAATTSRQGVPAGVRDALTAMETDAADRAPTTTGSSEAAADRARIPPAALSEDQVVAALDRHGWCVQRAARALCISRPSLYALIQRSSAIRDATEVPEPELRAAYSQGVGQAKPLEACATALKVPKQGLRRRLRSLGLLQGV, from the coding sequence ATGAGCCTGGTCCTGACGGTGCTGTGGCACCCGGATGTCCGCCAGATCGGCCATCAGGCCTTCTGGCCGGCGGACGCAGTCGACTGGCGCCTGCAGCGCTTCGAGCCGGCGTTCTGCGCGCCGGGCTCGGTCAGCGGTTCGCCGCTGGGCCTGCAGGTGATCAGTCGCCAGGGGCTGCGGCTGCGGCGCCATGACGATGGCGCCGTCACCCTGTTCAGCGCCCAGCAGCGCATGCGCATCGAGGTGGATGGCGTGCCGATGGGCGGCATCGAGGGCCGAGACGGCATCGGCGTCCCTTCCGAGCCGGGTTCCTCGCTGCTGCCCGACGACACAGCCGGCGCGCGGCTTCGTCTGACGGCGGATCGGCTGGCCCGTGGCACGGTCCTGGGCCTGGGCGGCACGGTGCTGCTGTGCCTGCATCGCTCGGACCGGCTGCCGCGCCGGGAGGCGCCCTCCGGCCTGGTGGGCGTGAGCAGCGGCATGATCCGCGTGCGGGAGCAGATCCGTCAGGTGGCGCCGACGCGCCTGCCCGTGCTGCTGCTGGCGGAGAGCGGCAGCGGCAAGGAACTGGCGGCGAATGCGATCCATGGCCTGAGTCCGGCCGGCGGCGGGCCGTTTGTCGCCATCAACATGGCCACGCTGGGCGAGCACACGGCGGCGACCGAGCTGTTCGGCGCCAGTCGCGGCGCCTATACCGGGGCGCAGACGGCGCGACGTGGCCTGTTCGCGGCGGCGGGCGAGGGCAGCCTGTTCCTGGATGAAGTGGGCGACACGCCGCCGTCGGTGCAGCCGATGCTGCTGCGGGTGCTGGATGCCGGCGAGTACCGGCCGCTGGGCGCGATCCACATCGAGCGCTCGCGCGCACGGATCATCGCGGCGACCGACCGCGCCTTGGGCAGCGGCGAATTCAACCAGCCGCTGCTGCGGCGTCTGGAGGCCTACACCTTGCGGATTCCGCCGCTGCGGGAACGTCGGGAAGATCTGGGCGTGCTGCTGATGCATCTCCTGCCGGAGCCGCAGGCGGCGATCGCGAGCCGGTTGGGATGGTCCTTCCTCACCACCGCCTTCATCTGCGACTGGCCAGGCAATGTCCGTCAGATGGGGCAGGTCTTGCGACGCGCCGCCATGCAGGTGGCGGCAGGGGAGGCGGTGGATCTGAGCTTTGCGATGGCGCCCGGGTCGCCCGGGGCGGCGACGACGTCGCGGCAGGGCGTGCCGGCCGGCGTGCGGGACGCCTTGACCGCCATGGAAACGGACGCGGCTGATCGCGCCCCGACGACCACAGGGTCGAGCGAAGCGGCCGCCGATCGCGCGCGCATCCCGCCGGCGGCACTGTCCGAGGACCAGGTGGTGGCCGCGTTGGATCGGCATGGCTGGTGTGTCCAACGCGCGGCGCGTGCGTTGTGCATCTCCCGTCCGAGCCTGTACGCCCTGATCCAGCGCAGCAGCGCCATTCGCGATGCCACCGAGGTGCCGGAGCCGGAGTTGCGTGCGGCGTACTCGCAGGGCGTGGGTCAGGCGAAGCCGTTGGAGGCGTGCGCCACGGCGTTGAAGGTGCCCAAGCAAGGGCTGCGGCGGCGGTTGCGGTCGCTGGGGCTGTTGCAGGGGGTGTGA
- a CDS encoding PAS domain-containing hybrid sensor histidine kinase/response regulator: MHLPKDAWYRMLFVHSLDGILLSRPSGQILTANPAACTILGYAEDEIGLLHRNDVVAPDHVRMAEALTQRGLNGQWRGALDFLRKDGSTVPVDVSSEAFAGVDDQLLHCLIFRDLSAQQQANAALRESENRYRTAFMTSPDAITITDLKDGKYLDINEGFTRIFGWRRVEAVGRTALELKIWADLADRAQFIHQFTLERECINFEARFLNRHGEPVTGLVSSRAIAFGGQSCLLTVTRDVSERKRAEVELDHYRHHLEELVEARTREVETARDVAQRANQAKSVFLANMSHEIRTPLNAILGYARLLQRSVASDLQREQIERVRSAGDHLLMIVNDVLDFSKIEAGELQLECIGFEPAALMEGVRALILNQATTKGLTVSVELHDVPATLFGDPTRLRQAILNLASNAVKFTERGSVTLRAHGVEAEDRCLLIRFEVSDTGIGIDPAKVGQLFEPFHQLDASTTRLHGGTGLGLAITRRLARMMGGDAGVESAWGRGSAFWFTARCELGTHSAASAGEVPPAALDLEQVRGQLSGKRILVAEDNPVNQELIRTLLEDVGLVVDMAEDGQQAVDRADAPVALIFMDMQMPLMDGLAATRLIRQIAARKDTPIVAMTANAFDTDRQRCMDAGMNDFLTKPVDPDQLYGLLLQWLSVGH; encoded by the coding sequence ATGCATTTGCCCAAGGACGCCTGGTATCGCATGCTCTTCGTGCACTCGCTCGACGGCATTCTCCTGTCGCGCCCCTCGGGACAGATCCTGACCGCCAATCCCGCCGCGTGCACCATCCTCGGCTATGCCGAAGACGAAATCGGACTGTTGCATCGCAATGATGTGGTGGCACCCGATCACGTCCGAATGGCGGAAGCGCTGACCCAGCGGGGCCTCAACGGCCAATGGCGCGGCGCGCTCGACTTCCTGCGCAAGGACGGCTCGACCGTTCCGGTCGACGTCTCCAGCGAAGCCTTCGCCGGGGTCGACGACCAACTCCTGCACTGCCTGATCTTTCGGGACCTGTCGGCCCAGCAGCAAGCCAACGCCGCCTTGCGAGAAAGCGAGAACCGCTACCGCACCGCTTTCATGACGAGCCCGGATGCCATCACCATCACCGACTTGAAAGACGGCAAATACCTCGACATCAACGAGGGCTTCACACGCATCTTCGGCTGGCGTCGAGTGGAGGCCGTGGGTCGCACTGCACTCGAACTGAAGATCTGGGCGGACCTCGCCGACAGAGCGCAGTTCATCCATCAATTCACCTTGGAACGGGAGTGCATCAACTTCGAAGCGCGCTTTCTCAATCGGCACGGGGAACCGGTCACGGGGCTCGTGTCGTCTCGGGCGATTGCATTCGGTGGTCAGTCCTGCCTCCTGACCGTCACGCGCGATGTGAGCGAGCGCAAGCGCGCGGAGGTCGAGCTCGATCACTACCGCCATCATCTGGAAGAGCTGGTCGAAGCCCGCACGCGCGAGGTGGAAACCGCACGCGATGTGGCGCAGAGGGCCAACCAGGCCAAGAGTGTCTTCCTGGCCAACATGAGCCATGAGATCCGGACACCGCTGAATGCGATCCTGGGCTACGCCCGATTGCTGCAACGCTCGGTGGCGTCTGACCTTCAGCGCGAGCAGATTGAGCGGGTCCGATCGGCCGGCGATCACCTGCTGATGATCGTCAATGACGTGCTGGACTTTTCGAAGATCGAGGCCGGAGAGCTCCAGTTGGAGTGCATCGGATTCGAGCCGGCCGCCTTGATGGAAGGCGTTCGGGCGCTGATTCTGAACCAGGCCACGACCAAGGGGCTGACGGTGTCGGTGGAGCTCCATGACGTCCCGGCCACGCTGTTCGGCGATCCCACGCGCCTGCGGCAGGCGATCCTGAATCTGGCGTCGAATGCCGTGAAGTTCACCGAGCGGGGATCGGTCACATTGCGTGCACACGGGGTGGAGGCAGAGGACCGATGCCTATTGATCCGCTTCGAGGTGAGCGACACCGGCATCGGCATTGACCCCGCCAAAGTCGGCCAGCTGTTCGAACCCTTTCACCAGCTCGATGCGTCGACCACGCGGCTGCACGGCGGCACCGGCCTGGGCCTGGCCATCACCCGACGTCTCGCGCGGATGATGGGCGGTGATGCCGGGGTCGAGAGCGCCTGGGGACGAGGCAGTGCCTTTTGGTTCACAGCCCGGTGTGAGTTGGGGACGCACAGCGCCGCATCGGCGGGTGAGGTGCCGCCGGCCGCCTTGGATCTGGAGCAGGTCAGAGGCCAACTGAGCGGCAAGCGCATCCTGGTCGCCGAGGACAACCCGGTCAATCAGGAGCTGATCCGCACCTTGCTGGAGGATGTCGGTCTGGTGGTGGACATGGCCGAGGATGGGCAGCAGGCGGTCGACAGGGCCGACGCCCCGGTGGCGCTGATCTTCATGGACATGCAGATGCCCTTGATGGACGGGCTTGCTGCGACACGGTTGATCCGGCAGATCGCCGCCCGAAAGGACACCCCGATCGTGGCGATGACGGCCAATGCATTCGATACCGACCGCCAGCGCTGCATGGACGCCGGGATGAATGATTTCCTCACCAAGCCGGTGGATCCGGATCAGTTGTATGGACTGCTGCTGCAGTGGCTGAGCGTGGGGCATTGA
- a CDS encoding SDR family oxidoreductase: protein MSSTPTVLITGCSSGFGLDTARLFLDRGWRVIATLRNPQVSVLPATDLLRVLPLDVTDAHSIQRCVAEAGPIDALVNNAGIGLLAPLEGVSMATAREVFDTNVMGTIAMTQAVLPQLRERGAGVVVNVTSSVTLKPLPLLSVYTGSKAAVNAFTESLALELAPFGVRARLVLPGRAPSTSFGANARRLVERSGHPAYADYTQHVFGVMRDGHGPVTQALDVAEAVWRAVTDPTAPMRIPAGEDAVALSQEGPNASA, encoded by the coding sequence ATGTCGTCCACGCCTACTGTCCTCATCACCGGCTGTTCCTCCGGCTTCGGCCTTGACACGGCGCGCTTGTTCCTCGACCGCGGCTGGCGGGTCATCGCGACTTTGCGGAATCCGCAGGTCAGCGTGCTGCCCGCCACCGACCTGTTGCGGGTGCTGCCGCTGGACGTGACGGACGCCCACAGCATCCAGCGCTGCGTGGCCGAGGCCGGCCCCATCGACGCGCTGGTCAACAACGCGGGCATCGGATTGCTGGCCCCGCTGGAAGGTGTCTCGATGGCCACTGCGCGCGAGGTCTTCGACACCAACGTCATGGGCACGATCGCGATGACGCAGGCCGTCCTGCCGCAACTGCGCGAACGCGGCGCCGGCGTGGTGGTGAACGTGACCTCCAGCGTCACGCTCAAGCCCTTGCCGCTCTTGTCGGTCTACACCGGCAGCAAGGCTGCGGTCAATGCATTCACCGAATCGCTCGCCCTGGAATTGGCCCCGTTCGGCGTGCGTGCCCGACTGGTGTTGCCCGGCCGCGCGCCAAGCACGAGTTTCGGCGCCAATGCCCGGCGCCTGGTCGAGCGCAGCGGTCATCCAGCGTATGCTGATTACACACAGCACGTGTTCGGGGTCATGCGCGACGGTCACGGGCCGGTGACTCAGGCCTTGGATGTGGCCGAGGCGGTCTGGCGAGCGGTGACGGATCCGACCGCGCCGATGCGGATTCCGGCCGGGGAGGATGCAGTCGCGCTGTCGCAGGAGGGCCCGAACGCCTCCGCGTGA
- a CDS encoding AraC family transcriptional regulator: MIDPLAEVVSLLQPSAPFSKRVVASAPWAVRRSETGRPFYFAVLEGGCRLRIDSPSGSETLTLNEGDFALIPSARAFSTSSLDRQPPGDDEPVDTVIAPVPDGARVGDPARPVTTRMLVGHCVFASSDAALLVSLLPGWIHVQGEPRLSTLVQLVGDESRSDRPARDIVMARLLEVLLIEALRSTASASTSASLVRGLSDPRLALALRRMHQQPSMPWTMAQLASEAAMSRSAFFQRFSDAVGMAPMTYLLAWRMALAKQLLRQPNATMADIAERVGYSSVSTFGVAFTRHVGMPPGRYAREEGELRPA; this comes from the coding sequence ATGATCGATCCGTTGGCCGAGGTCGTTTCGCTGCTGCAGCCGAGTGCGCCGTTCTCCAAGCGGGTGGTCGCGTCGGCGCCGTGGGCAGTGCGGCGATCGGAAACGGGTCGTCCCTTCTACTTCGCGGTGCTGGAGGGCGGTTGCCGCCTTCGGATCGACAGTCCCTCGGGCAGCGAGACCCTCACGCTGAACGAGGGCGACTTCGCGCTGATCCCATCTGCGCGCGCGTTTTCCACCTCCAGCCTCGATCGGCAGCCGCCGGGGGACGATGAGCCGGTTGACACGGTCATTGCGCCTGTGCCCGACGGCGCGCGGGTGGGCGATCCGGCGCGTCCGGTCACCACCCGCATGCTGGTGGGCCACTGCGTGTTTGCCTCGTCCGATGCCGCGCTGCTGGTGTCGCTGCTGCCGGGCTGGATCCATGTGCAAGGCGAACCGCGCCTGTCCACGCTGGTGCAACTGGTGGGAGACGAGTCCCGCAGCGACCGGCCGGCGCGTGACATCGTCATGGCGCGGCTGTTGGAAGTCCTGCTCATCGAAGCGCTGCGGTCGACGGCCAGCGCATCGACCTCCGCCAGCCTCGTTCGCGGTCTGTCCGATCCCCGACTGGCACTGGCGTTGCGCCGCATGCACCAGCAACCGTCCATGCCCTGGACGATGGCGCAACTGGCGAGCGAGGCGGCGATGTCGCGCTCCGCCTTCTTCCAACGGTTCAGCGACGCCGTGGGCATGGCCCCCATGACCTACCTGCTGGCCTGGCGCATGGCCTTGGCCAAGCAACTGCTTCGCCAGCCCAACGCCACGATGGCCGACATTGCCGAGCGCGTCGGCTACAGCTCGGTCAGCACCTTTGGTGTGGCCTTCACCCGGCATGTCGGCATGCCGCCGGGGCGCTACGCCAGGGAAGAGGGTGAGCTCCGGCCCGCATGA
- a CDS encoding serine/threonine-protein kinase, protein MGRGGQGEVFAAWDTVLLRPVALKRLRASAEAQQNAHLVEARRSAGLRHAAFVRVHGVVSEAASHWIVMERVFGREMAEVLREGPLSVEQASSVMAQAAGALAEVHDAGVVHGDIKPANLMLQENGQLRIVDFGIAQRFDPLTTCDEALPHQQTPGTLAYLAPERLLGCPPCPASEIFTLGAVFLEAIGGRRPGADGAGPGHVAALLSGSDGWWFPPEVPAPVAQLIRAMGARDPAQRPPDLMTLSNWLSGLEAAPLRRPTSTAWQDLAPRPSVIDRLKSARMETVLLVGLMIGAVLGVIPGVMLGWIAGESPRAHVRLDDREGLPGTVGTERASLAKCVLRPGPI, encoded by the coding sequence TTGGGCCGTGGGGGTCAGGGCGAGGTCTTCGCAGCGTGGGACACCGTCCTGCTGCGCCCCGTCGCGCTGAAGCGGCTGCGGGCGAGCGCGGAGGCGCAGCAGAACGCCCATCTCGTGGAGGCGCGGCGGTCGGCCGGGCTGCGGCACGCCGCGTTTGTGCGTGTTCATGGGGTGGTGAGCGAGGCCGCCAGCCATTGGATCGTCATGGAGCGGGTGTTCGGACGGGAAATGGCCGAGGTGCTGCGGGAGGGTCCGTTGTCGGTCGAGCAGGCGTCAAGCGTCATGGCGCAGGCCGCCGGTGCCTTGGCAGAGGTCCATGACGCGGGCGTGGTGCATGGGGACATCAAGCCGGCCAACCTGATGCTGCAGGAGAACGGTCAGCTTCGCATCGTCGACTTCGGCATCGCCCAGCGCTTCGACCCGCTGACCACCTGCGACGAGGCGCTGCCGCATCAACAGACACCGGGCACCCTGGCCTATCTGGCGCCGGAGCGGCTGCTGGGCTGCCCGCCCTGCCCGGCCTCCGAGATCTTCACCTTGGGCGCCGTGTTCCTGGAGGCGATCGGCGGTCGCCGCCCCGGCGCGGACGGGGCGGGTCCGGGTCATGTCGCCGCGTTGCTGTCCGGCAGCGATGGCTGGTGGTTCCCGCCGGAAGTACCCGCACCGGTGGCCCAGTTGATTCGCGCCATGGGGGCACGCGATCCGGCGCAGCGGCCGCCGGATCTGATGACCTTGTCGAACTGGCTGAGCGGCCTGGAGGCGGCGCCGCTGCGGCGTCCGACGTCGACCGCCTGGCAAGACCTGGCGCCGCGGCCATCGGTGATCGATCGGCTGAAATCGGCTCGGATGGAAACGGTGTTGCTGGTCGGGTTGATGATCGGTGCCGTGCTGGGCGTGATCCCGGGTGTGATGCTGGGATGGATCGCGGGCGAATCGCCGAGGGCCCATGTGCGCCTTGATGACCGGGAGGGTCTGCCGGGCACAGTGGGCACGGAGCGGGCAAGTCTGGCGAAATGCGTGTTGCGACCTGGGCCGATCTGA